One genomic segment of Panulirus ornatus isolate Po-2019 chromosome 3, ASM3632096v1, whole genome shotgun sequence includes these proteins:
- the LOC139761866 gene encoding complement C1q tumor necrosis factor-related protein 3-like: protein TSRPSQWCSLWLRLWLQAWEKQTAAVQERAGVVQRLEREETTEKAAPQIYTYRPPSQGGRYPSNASPANNPAYNPSSFYPGIGNGGSAYPYNPVGGSYGTEAFTARRASPFTTAGSRVILTETVTQLGSGWNTANSEFVATYPGVFFFTFSAVSERYTHFRLTLKHNGADVVSAFGDASGYQMGGQGTTLRLNSGDRVYLQLDEGRLYDVTSSRAYTTFSGFRIA, encoded by the exons ACGTCACGGCCATCACAGTGGTGCTCGCTATGGCTGCGGCTGTGGCTTCAGGCGTGGGAAAAGCAGACGGCAGCCGTCCAAGAGAGAGCAGGGGTTGTCCAAAGACTGGAACGAGAGGAGACAACCGAGAAGGCTGCTCCACAGATCTACACCTACAGACCGCCCAGTCAAGGCGGGAGATACCCCAGCAACGCCTCTCCCGCCAACAACCCAGCCTACAACCCAAGCAGCTTCTATCCGGGGATCGGCAACGGCGGCAGTGCTTACCCTTACAACCCGGTCGGCGGGAGCTACGGTACCGAGGCCTTCACCGCCCGGCGCGCTTCGCCCTTCACGACCGCCGGGTCCAGAGTCATCCTCACCGAGACCGTCACCCAG CTTGGCTCGGGCTGGAACACCGCCAACAGTGAGTTCGTGGCCACCTATCCTGgcgtcttcttcttcaccttctccgCCGTGTCCGAACGCTACACCCACTTCAG GTTAACCCTGAAGCACAACGGGGCGGACGTGGTGAGCGCCTTCGGTGACGCCAGCGGGTACCAGATGGGGGGCCAGGGCACCACCCTCCGTCTCAACTCCGGGGACCGCGTGTACCTCCAACTGGACGAGGGCCGCCTCTATGACGTCACGTCTTCTAGGGCCTACACCACCTTCTCCGGCTTCAGGATCGCCTAG